The Sciurus carolinensis chromosome 18, mSciCar1.2, whole genome shotgun sequence genome contains a region encoding:
- the Gjc3 gene encoding gap junction gamma-3 protein produces the protein MCGRFLRQLLAEESRHSTPVGRLLLPVLLGVRLVLLAASGPGVYGDDQSEFVCHPQQPGCKVACYDAFHPLSPMRFWAFQVILVAVPSALYLGFTLYHVIGHWEESGKVMKKEEILTHKGDSSGRVSMARSFKLLWVYVAQLCARLVLEGASLWGQYLLYGFNIPSSISCRQEPCIGSVTCNLSRPSEKTIFLKTMFGFTGLCLLFTFLELVLLGLGRWWRILKHKSSSSNYSPTSESTTRHKEPTDKFPGVETKEQFLEAGEKDPKDPLTSCP, from the coding sequence ATGTGTGGCAGGTTCCTGAGGCAGCTGTTGGCTGAGGAGAGCCGGCACTCCACCCCCGTGGGACGCCTCCTGCTTCCGGTGCTCCTAGGAGTCCGTCTTGTGCTGCTGGCTGCCAGTGGGCCGGGGGTCTATGGTGATGATCAGAGTGAATTTGTGTGTCACCCTCAGCAACCAGGCTGCAAGGTGGCCTGCTATGATGCCTTCCACCCCCTCTCTCCAATGCGCTTCTGGGCTTTCCAAGTCATCTTGGTGGCTGTACCCAGTGCCCTCTATCTGGGCTTCACCCTGTATCATGTGATTGGTCACTGGGAAGAATCAGGAAAGgtgatgaagaaggaagagatcCTGACCCACAAAGGGGACAGCAGCGGAAGGGTCTCAATGGCTAGAAGCTTCAAGCTGCTCTGGGTCTATGTGGCTCAGCTGTGTGCTCGGCTGGTCCTTGAAGGGGCATCCCTGTGGGGGCAGTACCTTCTGTATGGGTTCAACATTCCCAGCTCCATTTCATGTCGCCAAGAGCCCTGCATTGGCAGTGTAACCTGTAATCTGTCCCGCCCCTCTGAGAAGACCATCTTCCTAAAGACCATGTTTGGGTTCACTGGTCTTTGTCTCCTGTTTACTTTTTTGGAGCTGGTGCTTCTGGGTTTGGGGAGATGGTGGAGGATCCTGAAGCACAAATCTTCCTCTTCTAACTACTCTCCAACTTCAGAGAGTACCACAAGACACAAGGAACCAACCGATAAATTCCCAGGGGTGGAAACAAAAGAGCAATTTCTAGAAGCAGGTGAGAAGGATCCTAAAGACCCTCTCACTTCCTGTCCCTGA